The DNA region ttttgcaggAAAACAAGGAAATTGTGGAGCCAGAGGATAACTAAGATGTATACCGAGATACTATTTagaaacatataataataatgatagtaatctataataaatgtgtattttaaatatttttacaagctCATGaagattttatatgtaatatacttgatataaatataaactatagtTACTATTTAGACTTGTTTATTTGTAGGACCATGATGAAACGTTCTCTAATAACACCATATATTAGTtgagcaatttatttatatatacattttattgtgaataatttgtaaattagatATGTATACTTAATTTCTTAAGTACTTCTCGCTAAACAAATCACGGGTAACGAAAACAAGCCAAAATAtacgaaacaattttaatacaatataatgcttattaataaaaacatatcagATATCTTAATCCtagatatttatatgattACTTACAACAGTGTGATTACTAATagtaaatgatataaatattgttggtACAGATTTATTGCACAACTGTGAATGAtgacaaattaacaatttatttacaatttgcaTGATCCTTAAttacaagttttaaaacttgtataaaagttttataataaatctatgTCAAATCTagatttagtttaatattcgGTCACATTGTTGTATTATAAAGACCTCTTTAAATTcagtaatcaaaataaatctaacagactaaaaccatataaaattgaaaccaGTGGTAAATATCATCAGGTGTACTTTACAGTGGTTGGTTCCTCAAGCAGAGATTTACAATCTGCCGGCAAATGATAGGCAGTCAGTTCTATATTTTGAAACTGCTGAGCTACTGGAGGTCAGAATTTGAGGTCCTTTATTGCTTGCGGGAGGTCCGGTAATTTGATGTCTTTAATTTGTTGTGGaatgttcatattttttactgcGGAAACTGCCCGAGCTGGTGCAGCAGTGATGCCAGCctgaaattgattaatttaatatgattgttgTAGCAATAATACAAGTAGCATTAACAACACATGgcctataattttataaacatcacaGAAAGCTCCAAGCAATAGGGTATGCTCTTAAAAGATTTTGAACAACTTACTAAAAGTGATCGGAATATATACAGAATAACCGGTTCTCTACACTAGAATTGCTAACCCAACACTATATgtacatgaaaataaataaaaagcaataTAAGAATAGGTGttgcaaataataataaacttcagGAAAAGAAGAATAAACAGTTTACAATGAACATATTACCTCTTGTTTCTCTAACTTATTTTGGTCTTCTATCCTTGTGAGAATTTCAGTCATATTAGTCTCTAGTACCATTCCACCCATAACAAGTTCATTGAGGATGTAATGCACTTTATccacatgaaaaattaaatctaattcaCATACATTCTCAAAACACTTATCAAGAGTCTCAACAAAAACTTgtattaaatctaatattcCTAGTTCACTCTCTGATGAATCCACACAAAATACAAAGTACAAGGTGGCGTAGTGCCGGTAGATAAGTTTATAGTCGCTGCCTCCAATGAGACTGTAATGAAAATGTTGTTAATATGTTAACCAGGTTTTCTGTAATCGGATACCTTCCACCCTCCAGAAAATTACAGACGTTGTCGTCGCGCTTTGAAACCAGCTGAAACGTTTCCttgattatttgttgttgcaTGTCTTCCGGCTAAAACATGAAAAACCTCAATTGTAAAACAAAGCAGACCAAGATAACCTCAAACATACAAAGTACTGGTAGAACTTCGATAACCTGGGTTTACCATGGttattgaaaactaaaattgctttaatcatggttaattattttaagtaatttatttgttctgTTGTCttcaataatacattttactaataacTGACAGTTGTTGATGACATGACACGAAAATGAGGTAGCTGGAGCACCGCGAAGTTGCCTttgaatatacaatatatagtTGGTAGGTGTTGGTATTGATAATCAGGGGTACGGACTATAATTTGCTCTGAAGTATGTGGGACATTCCATATTAAATCTGGTAACGttacaaatttttgatttcCGTACTTTGATATCTTTCTGTACTTTGagtaaatagaaaacaatatcaattaaaaaaaatgttcataacTTCATGAATATTGtagcaaattaaattgaatatttatttaatatgttctgCACAGGTAGCCGTCATGAGTATACTCAAATCAGATAAAGAAAAACTGGTTTAGGTGTTAaaactctttttttttaaatgttgccGAAAACTGActagatttttcaaaagtgtaatatttcttgtatttaattttgacaatcGTTACAAACTTTCTACAGGcattttttacttactttaaaaatacatcttcaaaaaattcaaatcaaaataatatacattcatTATACAGGATTCTAATATCATTCCAAAATGTATTCCGCGCtgtattatattacaaattatatctttttgctttaatttcgATATTTTAAAGTCAAATTCTCTCAAAATGCTCATAACAGCCAAAGACAACAAAGTTATtttgcattattttaattatttctttgccTTAAACCGAAGTTCATTGAtcaatctttaatttaatccgaattattatattaagtttcagtcacaaatatatgaaatagaatttattaaaaaatgaat from Aethina tumida isolate Nest 87 chromosome 1, icAetTumi1.1, whole genome shotgun sequence includes:
- the LOC109595218 gene encoding AP-3 complex subunit sigma-2, which translates into the protein MIKAILVFNNHGKPRLSKFYQYFPEDMQQQIIKETFQLVSKRDDNVCNFLEGGSLIGGSDYKLIYRHYATLYFVFCVDSSESELGILDLIQVFVETLDKCFENVCELDLIFHVDKVHYILNELVMGGMVLETNMTEILTRIEDQNKLEKQEAGITAAPARAVSAVKNMNIPQQIKDIKLPDLPQAIKDLKF